The Lycium barbarum isolate Lr01 chromosome 12, ASM1917538v2, whole genome shotgun sequence genome includes a region encoding these proteins:
- the LOC132623558 gene encoding uncharacterized protein LOC132623558 isoform X1, with protein sequence MLQTILTPVKMGSNSCYKKERYLMTYSHFIQPVINMPFWPDNRHPTVAPLVVKPMPGRPKKKRRKEQNETKKCGKLPKSGITMTCGLCHVKGHNRSGCPLKNVASFVPSSSTPNVGRPKKTTTIEVELAIERGRGKPKKNTVAAEVPSATNTTPNVGRPKKTTTVEVEPAVKRGRGIPKKNTVTNTTPIVAHETSSRVAESTKRTRGTKGGRGSGRGAGRNVGGEKVNHLLESWFNCSGSTTTPGSTAAPSSTAATRGKRKSVGTNVGGYVNHPLESWFNCSGSTVAPSSTAATRGKGKCVARTTPYKRPRAMGVGVFQAKNGFTTFNPGLPSQRIVSTGPKIIIRSADVTGDIGFKPTSTLKWKGAKALTTRRTQEVRDQVRAKARQSTNPSLPRDPWKI encoded by the exons atgttgcaaaccattttgactccggttaaaatggggtctAACAGCTGCTACAAAAAAGAGAGATATTTGATGACATATTCTCACTTCATTCAGCCTGTAATTAATATGCCTTTTTGGCCTGATAATAGACATCCTACTGTTGCACCACTAGTGGTGAAACCAATGCCAGGCAGGCCCAAAAAGAAGAGAAGGAAAGAGCAAAATGAAACAAAGAAGTGTGGGAAATTACCTAAAAGTGGTATTACTATGACATGTGGTCTCTGCCATGTTAAGGGTCACAACAGAAGTGGGTGTCCTTTGAAAAATGTTGCTTCATTTGTTCCATCAAGTTCAACACCAAATGTGGGCAGACCAAAG AAAACAACAACTATTGAAGTTGAGCTTGCAATAGAGAGAGGAAGAGGCAAACCTAAGAAAAATACAGTTGCTGCTGAAGTTCCATCTGCAACTAACACAACACCAAATGTGGGCAGACCAAAG AAAACAACAACTGTTGAAGTTGAGCCTGCAGTAAAGAGAGGGAGAGGCATACCTAAGAAAAATACAGTTACTAACACAACACCAATTGTGGCACATGAAACTTCTTCAAGAGTTGCTGAAAGTACAAAAAGAACCAGAGGTACTAAAGGTGGTAGAGGAAGTGGAAGGGGTGCGGGGAGAAATGTGGGAGGAGAAAAGGTTAATCACCTACTTGAAAGTTGGTTCAACTGCTCTGGAAGTACTACTACACCTGGTTCAACAGCTGCACCTAGTTCAACTGCTGCAactagaggaaaaagaaaaagtgtGGGAACAAATGTGGGAGGGTATGTTAATCATCCACTTGAAAGTTGGTTCAACTGCTCTGGAAGTACAGTTGCACCTAGTTCAACTGCTGCAACTAGAGGAAAAGGAAAATGTGTGGCAAGAACAACACCATATAAAAGGCCAAGAGCGATGGGAGTAGGTGTGTTTCAAGCAAAGAATGGCTTCACAACTTTTAAT cCTGGACTGCCAAGTCAAAGAATAGTATCTACTGgaccaaaaataataataagatcAGCTGATGTAACTGGTGATATTGGTTTCAAACCAACAAGTACACTGAAGTGGAAGGGAGCTAAAGCACTCACAACAAGAAGGACTCAAGAGGTTAGAGATCAAGTAAGGGCTAAAGCAAGGCAAAGTACCAATCCTTCACTGCCAAGAGACCCATGGAAGATCTAA
- the LOC132623558 gene encoding uncharacterized protein LOC132623558 isoform X2: protein MPGRPKKKRRKEQNETKKCGKLPKSGITMTCGLCHVKGHNRSGCPLKNVASFVPSSSTPNVGRPKKTTTIEVELAIERGRGKPKKNTVAAEVPSATNTTPNVGRPKKTTTVEVEPAVKRGRGIPKKNTVTNTTPIVAHETSSRVAESTKRTRGTKGGRGSGRGAGRNVGGEKVNHLLESWFNCSGSTTTPGSTAAPSSTAATRGKRKSVGTNVGGYVNHPLESWFNCSGSTVAPSSTAATRGKGKCVARTTPYKRPRAMGVGVFQAKNGFTTFNPGLPSQRIVSTGPKIIIRSADVTGDIGFKPTSTLKWKGAKALTTRRTQEVRDQVRAKARQSTNPSLPRDPWKI from the exons ATGCCAGGCAGGCCCAAAAAGAAGAGAAGGAAAGAGCAAAATGAAACAAAGAAGTGTGGGAAATTACCTAAAAGTGGTATTACTATGACATGTGGTCTCTGCCATGTTAAGGGTCACAACAGAAGTGGGTGTCCTTTGAAAAATGTTGCTTCATTTGTTCCATCAAGTTCAACACCAAATGTGGGCAGACCAAAG AAAACAACAACTATTGAAGTTGAGCTTGCAATAGAGAGAGGAAGAGGCAAACCTAAGAAAAATACAGTTGCTGCTGAAGTTCCATCTGCAACTAACACAACACCAAATGTGGGCAGACCAAAG AAAACAACAACTGTTGAAGTTGAGCCTGCAGTAAAGAGAGGGAGAGGCATACCTAAGAAAAATACAGTTACTAACACAACACCAATTGTGGCACATGAAACTTCTTCAAGAGTTGCTGAAAGTACAAAAAGAACCAGAGGTACTAAAGGTGGTAGAGGAAGTGGAAGGGGTGCGGGGAGAAATGTGGGAGGAGAAAAGGTTAATCACCTACTTGAAAGTTGGTTCAACTGCTCTGGAAGTACTACTACACCTGGTTCAACAGCTGCACCTAGTTCAACTGCTGCAactagaggaaaaagaaaaagtgtGGGAACAAATGTGGGAGGGTATGTTAATCATCCACTTGAAAGTTGGTTCAACTGCTCTGGAAGTACAGTTGCACCTAGTTCAACTGCTGCAACTAGAGGAAAAGGAAAATGTGTGGCAAGAACAACACCATATAAAAGGCCAAGAGCGATGGGAGTAGGTGTGTTTCAAGCAAAGAATGGCTTCACAACTTTTAAT cCTGGACTGCCAAGTCAAAGAATAGTATCTACTGgaccaaaaataataataagatcAGCTGATGTAACTGGTGATATTGGTTTCAAACCAACAAGTACACTGAAGTGGAAGGGAGCTAAAGCACTCACAACAAGAAGGACTCAAGAGGTTAGAGATCAAGTAAGGGCTAAAGCAAGGCAAAGTACCAATCCTTCACTGCCAAGAGACCCATGGAAGATCTAA